One segment of Rhodopirellula baltica SH 1 DNA contains the following:
- a CDS encoding DUF6384 family protein, with product MANAQAQATAPSTMEQLRERRAATKLPGEDLTIAETLRVMDVARELRDRRTTAEEMFRSDDVRIQLREKLMRTAAMSGDHVSEAEIDAAIDQYLSNLHTYEEPKPGLKKFVAYCWIWRTRIAMAATAAAAAGAWYFFS from the coding sequence ATGGCCAACGCTCAAGCACAAGCGACCGCACCGTCGACCATGGAACAGCTGCGTGAACGCCGCGCCGCGACCAAATTGCCTGGCGAAGACCTGACAATTGCGGAAACATTGCGGGTGATGGATGTCGCTCGTGAATTGCGAGATCGTCGCACCACCGCGGAGGAGATGTTTCGTTCCGACGATGTCCGTATTCAATTGCGTGAAAAGTTGATGCGAACCGCCGCGATGTCGGGCGATCACGTCAGCGAAGCGGAGATCGACGCTGCGATCGATCAGTACCTTTCGAATCTTCACACTTACGAAGAGCCCAAGCCCGGGCTGAAAAAGTTCGTCGCCTATTGCTGGATCTGGCGGACCCGGATCGCCATGGCGGCCACCGCGGCCGCCGCAGCGGGAGCCTGGTATTTTTTTTCGTAG